Proteins from a genomic interval of Lactococcus protaetiae:
- a CDS encoding polyprenyl synthetase family protein — MNTKIEKLEHILTAFYQEKQIPAHLSAATVYSLMAGGKRIRPLLFLDLLEGFGLELTSAHYLVAASLEMIHTGSLIHDDLPAMDNDDYRRGKLTNHKKFDEATAILAGDSLFFDPFYVLTSAELPAEKLVKLVQELSFASGSFGMVAGQVLDMDGEGETLSLDQIEQIHRLKTGRLLTFPFVASGIIADKSEGELERLREVGAALGLAFQIRDDILDVTASFEEIGKTPGKDILEEKSTYVALLGLDGAKNQLTEKLSVAKKLLTELGVTDGSDIFKIINQLEVK; from the coding sequence ATGAACACGAAGATTGAGAAGTTAGAGCATATTTTAACAGCATTTTATCAGGAAAAGCAGATTCCTGCGCATTTGTCGGCTGCGACGGTCTATTCATTGATGGCTGGCGGCAAGCGGATTCGTCCCTTGCTATTTTTGGACTTGCTTGAAGGTTTTGGACTTGAGCTGACTTCGGCGCATTATCTTGTGGCGGCAAGTCTTGAGATGATTCACACGGGCTCTTTGATTCATGATGATTTGCCAGCGATGGACAATGATGATTATCGGCGCGGAAAGCTCACCAATCACAAGAAATTTGATGAAGCAACGGCGATTTTGGCAGGAGATAGCTTGTTTTTTGACCCTTTTTATGTCTTGACAAGTGCTGAATTACCTGCGGAAAAGCTCGTTAAACTGGTGCAGGAGCTAAGTTTTGCCTCTGGAAGTTTTGGCATGGTGGCAGGACAAGTGCTTGATATGGACGGCGAGGGAGAAACGCTGAGTTTGGATCAAATTGAGCAAATTCATCGCCTGAAAACAGGACGTCTGCTGACCTTCCCCTTTGTGGCGAGCGGTATTATTGCTGACAAATCAGAAGGAGAGCTTGAGCGACTTCGTGAAGTTGGCGCGGCGTTGGGACTTGCTTTTCAAATTCGTGATGATATTTTAGATGTGACCGCAAGTTTTGAGGAAATCGGCAAAACGCCAGGGAAAGACATTCTTGAAGAAAAATCAACTTATGTCGCACTTTTAGGGCTTGATGGCGCGAAAAACCAACTGACAGAAAAGCTGTCAGTGGCTAAAAAGTTGCTGACAGAGCTTGGCGTTACTGATGGAAGCGATATTTTTAAAATCATTAATCAGTTGGAAGTGAAATAA
- a CDS encoding MFS transporter: protein MTRNIKFLFASRVCSEFTQAMYPIVLPLFILQLHGSLRLSGVFFAIVMLPSMLFIPFIGTWIEKFSKQKIISFFLLISSFLFVGQFILLISIKFPSLFLLGMFAILITISADTSELASKVLFTEIVSREELEKYNGMKSLIDNISGFGAPILGTVIYGCFGFKMIVLLGGILYLISSGFMTQLSYTRRKQNSKSKTSFFVNMKNGIRPIQQNRIVLNMVLLSASLNFFVASGGDIINPGILIQKYHISNQLFGMVEVAFMIGVALSGLIILKKTPNLKPFLPRLFILDSIVMIIIGVASITMIGINKLLFLLIFLVLEVVLGFVTILINVPIISLYQSEVVLEYQSRFFGFNSFLGKLAITLGTLYTGFLSQTFGADTILIINNICVIIIVGVTFGKAISPKVDTELKVE from the coding sequence ATGACACGAAATATAAAATTTCTTTTTGCTTCACGAGTTTGCTCAGAATTTACTCAAGCAATGTATCCTATCGTACTCCCATTGTTTATACTTCAACTTCATGGCTCTTTACGACTTTCGGGTGTATTTTTTGCAATCGTTATGCTCCCATCAATGTTGTTCATTCCTTTTATCGGCACATGGATTGAAAAATTTTCTAAACAAAAGATTATTTCATTTTTTCTTTTAATTTCAAGTTTTCTTTTTGTAGGACAATTTATTTTATTGATAAGCATTAAGTTTCCTTCGCTTTTTTTGTTGGGAATGTTTGCAATATTAATTACAATTAGTGCTGATACATCAGAACTTGCTTCAAAAGTTTTATTCACGGAGATCGTTTCTAGGGAAGAACTTGAAAAGTATAATGGCATGAAGAGTTTGATTGATAATATTTCTGGTTTTGGAGCGCCAATACTGGGAACGGTCATTTACGGATGCTTTGGATTTAAGATGATTGTTCTTCTCGGTGGAATTTTATATTTGATTTCTAGTGGGTTTATGACACAGCTATCCTATACCAGAAGAAAACAAAATAGTAAAAGTAAGACGAGCTTTTTTGTCAATATGAAAAACGGTATTCGTCCTATTCAGCAAAATAGAATCGTTTTAAATATGGTTTTACTTAGCGCTTCGCTTAATTTTTTTGTCGCTTCTGGAGGCGATATTATCAATCCAGGAATATTAATTCAAAAATATCATATTTCAAATCAATTATTCGGAATGGTTGAGGTGGCATTTATGATTGGAGTGGCGCTTTCAGGGCTTATAATTTTAAAGAAAACACCAAATCTAAAACCATTTTTACCAAGATTATTTATCCTAGATAGTATCGTTATGATTATTATTGGGGTTGCTTCAATCACAATGATAGGTATAAATAAACTTCTCTTTTTACTGATATTTTTAGTACTAGAAGTTGTTTTAGGATTTGTTACGATTTTAATTAATGTTCCAATTATTTCACTTTATCAAAGCGAGGTTGTTTTGGAATATCAAAGCCGATTTTTTGGATTTAATTCATTTCTTGGGAAATTAGCAATCACGCTTGGAACACTTTATACTGGATTTCTTTCCCAAACTTTTGGCGCAGATACCATACTTATTATTAATAATATATGTGTCATTATCATTGTTGGGGTTACTTTTGGGAAAGCAATATCCCCTAAAGTTGATACAGAACTAAAAGTGGAGTAA
- a CDS encoding Rgg/GadR/MutR family transcriptional regulator: protein MDKKVGPTFLMLREAKNLTLKDVTAGEFSFSQQSKFERGETSLTVDKFFVILKNSKIYLDEFFDVYENYTMSEDYVFHKELGAAHREHDLNKIKKWLNYWSEKEKNEPQKKENVLNKMATSVALAQTAGGIPFKEEIQFLEHYLEAVSQWGRYELWLFSICQHYLDDGMLKYYGDTIFEKSSFYKNIHLNQQMVLRTMLNLVDTWLCRRNLGQALIYINRVKTIGIGIEFFDEAITLRYHEGWYRYLQGDTSGKGVMLDCARDLEKYGYSKEATSLYQEIEDL, encoded by the coding sequence ATGGATAAAAAAGTTGGCCCCACCTTTTTAATGTTGAGAGAAGCAAAAAATTTAACACTTAAAGATGTAACAGCAGGAGAGTTTTCTTTTAGTCAGCAGTCTAAGTTTGAGCGTGGAGAAACAAGCTTGACTGTAGATAAGTTTTTTGTCATTCTAAAGAATTCCAAGATATATTTAGATGAATTTTTTGATGTCTATGAAAATTATACAATGTCAGAAGATTACGTTTTTCATAAAGAACTCGGAGCAGCGCACCGAGAACATGATCTCAATAAAATCAAAAAGTGGTTAAATTACTGGAGTGAAAAAGAGAAAAATGAGCCACAGAAAAAAGAAAATGTGTTAAATAAAATGGCAACAAGTGTGGCCTTAGCTCAAACAGCGGGTGGAATCCCTTTCAAAGAAGAAATTCAATTTTTAGAACATTACCTTGAGGCCGTTAGCCAGTGGGGAAGGTACGAATTATGGTTATTTAGCATCTGTCAGCATTATTTAGATGATGGGATGTTGAAGTATTATGGAGATACCATTTTTGAAAAGTCAAGTTTTTATAAAAATATTCATCTTAATCAGCAAATGGTACTTCGAACAATGCTTAATTTGGTAGATACATGGCTTTGTAGGCGTAATCTTGGTCAGGCATTGATTTATATAAATCGTGTTAAGACGATAGGGATAGGGATTGAATTTTTTGATGAAGCGATTACACTTCGCTATCATGAGGGCTGGTATCGTTATTTACAGGGAGATACATCTGGGAAAGGAGTCATGCTTGATTGCGCAAGAGATTTAGAAAAATATGGTTATTCAAAAGAAGCGACTAGCCTATATCAAGAAATAGAAGATTTATAA
- a CDS encoding glycerate kinase produces MKIVVAIDSFKGSATSAELNDAVKAGILSAFPAANVTTFEIADGGEGTISALQHGIGGELIAVETVDLLERPIEASYLLADQLAVIEAAEVVGIDKITPSAETIQQATTRGLAALFIDAKNRGATEIMLSLGGTGTSDGGLGLLQGLGGSFEHLPVLKNVKITGLADVTNVYAGEAGYAKFFGKQKGGTTEILAQQDQEAQKVAAQVKVQYGIDLQTIAGTGAAGGLGGAIAMLGGIIEAGFPKIAALLGIEEEVKNADLVITGEGRMDFQTANGKVPYGMAKIAEKYHVPTLAFCGALGDDLGEMNEVLLASYSIQRSALSLAEAMEKERTLKNIQALASNVMKTRYK; encoded by the coding sequence ATGAAAATAGTAGTAGCAATCGACAGTTTTAAAGGCTCAGCGACTTCCGCAGAGCTAAATGACGCAGTGAAAGCAGGCATTTTGTCTGCTTTTCCAGCTGCCAATGTCACGACTTTTGAAATTGCAGACGGTGGCGAAGGCACGATTTCAGCACTTCAACACGGAATTGGCGGAGAGTTGATTGCCGTTGAAACAGTGGACTTGCTGGAGCGTCCTATCGAAGCAAGCTACTTGCTCGCAGACCAGCTCGCGGTCATCGAAGCCGCAGAAGTCGTCGGCATTGACAAAATCACACCGTCTGCTGAAACCATTCAACAGGCGACTACACGCGGTTTAGCTGCCCTTTTCATCGATGCGAAAAATCGTGGAGCAACTGAAATCATGCTCAGTCTGGGCGGTACGGGCACATCAGACGGTGGACTGGGATTGTTGCAAGGGCTAGGTGGTTCATTTGAGCATTTACCTGTGCTTAAAAATGTGAAAATCACTGGACTTGCTGATGTGACCAACGTTTACGCAGGCGAGGCAGGCTATGCTAAGTTTTTTGGCAAGCAAAAAGGTGGCACAACCGAAATTTTGGCGCAACAAGACCAAGAGGCACAAAAAGTCGCAGCGCAAGTCAAAGTGCAGTACGGCATTGACCTGCAGACAATTGCAGGCACAGGTGCTGCAGGCGGACTTGGCGGCGCTATCGCAATGCTTGGTGGTATCATCGAAGCAGGATTTCCCAAAATCGCCGCTCTTCTCGGCATTGAAGAGGAAGTGAAAAACGCAGACCTCGTCATCACAGGCGAAGGGCGCATGGATTTCCAGACGGCGAACGGCAAAGTTCCCTACGGCATGGCAAAAATTGCCGAAAAATATCATGTTCCAACCCTTGCCTTTTGTGGCGCACTGGGCGATGATTTGGGTGAGATGAATGAGGTCTTGCTCGCATCATACTCCATTCAGCGCTCAGCATTGAGCTTAGCAGAAGCAATGGAAAAAGAGCGCACGCTGAAAAACATCCAAGCGCTTGCTAGTAATGTCATGAAAACGCGTTATAAATGA
- a CDS encoding glycoside hydrolase family 38 C-terminal domain-containing protein: MIDFYKRKIVEATPDKAGFDKLGIFNFLPYATDRLVKTLVTTRWGGFELIDVDGNPVSYALRAVSELDPGLIDRQIVHYGNYEPFFQYEIELMRELPAMGYELLYVSEATRPELTGQPTDKLLTDYFELIGNADGTVNITDRKSKRTYENVFSLDDTADDGDEYDFSPLADEIPISSIAQAQASVKILEYENEFILTSDYEFEVPSELTESRQRTDSIVKIPVSLKLFVEKHSPIIKVELTIENTAKDHRLRLLIPTGIASSMSFASNQFGTIRRPVVDDALAYWEAEGWDERPDAIYPFLGLVGLEDDQHAVAVLTNSSREYEIVGQQFDTIAITVLRSVGVLGKEELHRRPGRPSGIKLPTPDSQMLGKLTLDLALTFANSAVEVAQAEKIYHAKVESYNQMPFHAMKLNKSKQITPCRYSMFSAENHDLVLSTVKKSENTGEILARFYNPSQKSVKLELAGFDHYVLHSLKEVIRDRTFDGTVKPNQVITVRISV, translated from the coding sequence TTGATTGACTTTTACAAGCGCAAAATCGTCGAAGCAACGCCTGACAAGGCAGGATTTGACAAGCTGGGGATTTTCAATTTTTTGCCTTACGCAACGGACAGACTGGTCAAAACCCTTGTCACGACACGCTGGGGAGGCTTTGAGCTGATAGATGTTGACGGAAATCCTGTCAGTTATGCCTTGCGTGCTGTCAGTGAGCTTGACCCGGGGCTGATTGACCGTCAAATCGTGCATTATGGCAACTATGAACCCTTTTTCCAATACGAAATTGAGCTGATGCGCGAGCTGCCAGCCATGGGCTACGAGCTACTTTATGTCAGTGAAGCTACGCGCCCTGAGCTGACTGGTCAGCCTACTGACAAGCTACTGACAGATTATTTTGAGCTGATAGGAAATGCTGACGGCACGGTCAACATCACTGACAGAAAGTCAAAGCGCACTTACGAAAATGTTTTCAGTCTGGACGATACAGCAGATGACGGCGACGAATACGATTTTTCACCGCTGGCTGACGAAATTCCGATTTCGTCCATCGCTCAAGCTCAGGCTAGTGTCAAAATTTTAGAGTATGAAAATGAATTTATCTTGACCTCAGATTATGAATTTGAAGTGCCGTCAGAACTGACAGAAAGCCGTCAGCGTACTGACAGCATTGTCAAAATTCCTGTCAGTTTGAAACTCTTTGTCGAAAAACATTCGCCCATCATTAAAGTTGAATTGACCATAGAAAATACTGCAAAAGACCACCGCCTGCGCCTGCTGATACCGACTGGGATTGCGTCAAGCATGAGCTTTGCCAGCAACCAATTTGGCACGATTCGCCGTCCTGTGGTCGATGACGCGTTGGCCTATTGGGAGGCTGAGGGCTGGGACGAGCGACCTGACGCGATTTATCCATTCTTGGGACTGGTTGGGCTGGAGGACGACCAGCACGCTGTGGCAGTGCTGACAAATTCATCAAGAGAATACGAAATTGTCGGTCAGCAGTTTGACACGATTGCCATCACGGTCTTGCGCTCAGTCGGTGTGCTGGGCAAGGAAGAACTCCACCGCCGTCCAGGACGACCATCAGGTATCAAATTACCAACGCCAGATTCACAGATGTTGGGTAAGCTCACGCTTGATTTGGCGCTGACCTTTGCAAATTCGGCGGTCGAGGTTGCACAAGCTGAAAAAATTTATCATGCCAAAGTCGAAAGTTATAACCAAATGCCTTTCCACGCGATGAAACTCAATAAAAGCAAGCAAATCACGCCTTGTCGCTATTCGATGTTTAGCGCAGAAAATCATGATTTGGTCTTGTCAACGGTCAAAAAATCTGAAAACACAGGCGAAATCTTGGCAAGATTTTACAATCCAAGCCAAAAATCTGTTAAACTAGAACTAGCAGGCTTTGACCACTACGTGCTTCATTCGCTCAAAGAAGTCATCCGCGACCGCACATTTGACGGTACAGTCAAGCCCAATCAAGTCATCACAGTGAGAATTTCGGTGTGA
- the mngA gene encoding PTS 2-O-a-mannosyl-D-glycerate transporter subunit IIABC produces the protein MNLSAATSEHLIFLNQSFTTKEEIFEFIAQKFVQQGVVEKAADFKQALYDRESMGVTGFENGLAIPHGKSVTVKQAAFAVIRLKKPLIAAEYPSLNTESRVDILFVLAIPETEAGSTHLDLLAELATRLGDSNYLEKIKTASNPSELLKILSTADEKIVSASEENKGLILGITACAAGIAHTYMAAEAISKKAVELGYTAKVEKQGANGIEDRITLKDINHAVGIIFAHDVALKELERFKKLPKIDVKVAEPIKNADKVISDLLLKAENYTPSYDDEIENNDIQEKNFWTEVKDAVLTGISYIIPVIIAGGMIGAFAVMATQIFHLQNLMATPIAPAVNNFWLFTLKTLGGNMLSVLMVPILSAYMAYSIADKPGLAPGFAAGLAATAINSGFLGGMLGGLVAGFLMKWMKSHIKTKGIFKGFVTFWVYPVVGTLITAILMLFIIGQPVAWLNTALLDFLKSMQGTNALLLGAIIGAMVSFDLGGPVNKAAYAFCIGAMASGNFIPYAIFASVKMVSAFSLSAAMFIRKDIWTPEEREIGTQTWILGFAGITEGAIPVAMGDPIRVLGSFIAGSLVTGSIVASANIGLNVPGAGIFSLALLQGGSNIWTADLVWFGAAILGAAVSTILLIVTRQAKLRKVA, from the coding sequence ATGAATTTATCAGCGGCAACATCTGAACATTTGATTTTTCTCAATCAATCCTTCACTACAAAAGAAGAAATTTTTGAGTTTATTGCTCAAAAGTTTGTGCAGCAAGGTGTGGTTGAGAAAGCAGCAGACTTTAAACAGGCGCTATATGACCGTGAAAGTATGGGAGTGACAGGTTTTGAAAATGGTCTGGCTATTCCTCATGGAAAGTCAGTTACAGTGAAGCAAGCAGCTTTTGCTGTAATTAGATTAAAAAAACCATTAATAGCAGCAGAGTACCCGTCGTTGAATACAGAAAGTCGTGTGGATATACTTTTTGTACTTGCGATTCCAGAAACAGAAGCAGGAAGTACACACCTAGACTTGCTTGCAGAACTCGCGACTCGACTGGGCGATAGTAATTATTTAGAGAAAATCAAAACAGCGTCAAATCCTTCTGAACTTCTAAAAATCCTCTCAACAGCAGATGAAAAAATAGTTTCAGCATCAGAAGAAAATAAGGGATTAATTCTTGGTATTACCGCTTGTGCAGCAGGTATTGCGCATACCTATATGGCAGCCGAAGCAATTTCCAAGAAAGCGGTAGAGCTTGGCTATACTGCTAAAGTTGAAAAGCAGGGAGCAAATGGGATCGAAGACCGTATCACGCTAAAAGATATCAACCATGCAGTCGGGATTATCTTCGCTCATGATGTGGCGCTCAAAGAACTAGAAAGATTCAAAAAACTACCTAAAATTGATGTCAAAGTCGCAGAACCTATAAAAAACGCAGATAAGGTCATCAGTGACCTACTCTTAAAAGCTGAGAACTATACTCCATCTTATGACGATGAGATTGAAAACAATGACATCCAAGAAAAGAATTTTTGGACAGAAGTTAAAGACGCGGTATTGACAGGGATTTCTTACATTATTCCTGTTATCATTGCAGGCGGGATGATTGGGGCATTTGCTGTGATGGCAACACAGATTTTCCATTTACAAAATCTTATGGCGACCCCAATTGCGCCAGCAGTTAATAACTTCTGGTTATTTACACTTAAAACGCTTGGCGGAAATATGCTTTCTGTCTTGATGGTACCTATCCTTTCGGCTTATATGGCTTATTCTATCGCAGATAAGCCTGGTCTTGCTCCTGGTTTTGCGGCTGGTCTTGCTGCAACTGCCATTAATTCGGGCTTCCTTGGTGGGATGTTAGGAGGTCTTGTTGCAGGATTTTTGATGAAATGGATGAAGAGCCATATTAAAACAAAAGGAATTTTTAAAGGTTTTGTAACTTTTTGGGTCTATCCTGTGGTAGGTACTTTAATTACCGCGATTTTAATGCTTTTTATCATTGGTCAACCTGTTGCTTGGCTTAATACTGCACTCCTTGACTTTTTAAAATCAATGCAGGGAACAAATGCACTTTTGCTTGGCGCAATTATTGGGGCAATGGTTAGTTTTGACCTCGGTGGTCCTGTCAATAAAGCAGCTTACGCTTTCTGTATTGGGGCAATGGCTTCTGGTAACTTTATCCCTTATGCAATTTTTGCCTCTGTTAAAATGGTCTCTGCTTTCAGTTTATCTGCGGCAATGTTCATCAGAAAAGATATTTGGACACCAGAGGAGCGTGAGATTGGAACGCAAACTTGGATTTTAGGTTTTGCAGGAATTACTGAAGGTGCAATTCCTGTTGCTATGGGAGATCCGATTCGGGTGTTAGGTTCATTTATTGCAGGTTCTTTGGTAACAGGAAGTATCGTTGCATCGGCTAACATTGGGTTAAATGTTCCAGGAGCAGGTATTTTCTCTTTGGCATTACTTCAGGGAGGTTCGAATATTTGGACAGCTGATTTAGTTTGGTTTGGAGCAGCGATTCTTGGAGCAGCTGTTTCTACAATTCTTTTGATTGTTACGCGTCAAGCGAAATTGCGTAAAGTTGCATAA
- a CDS encoding SIS domain-containing protein — MIDKARETKVISAFKKAKAVNFYAVGQTGLVAKICVDNFYALDDKFLFYTYPNKLRHRMEHAEQEIFFFISLSGETDSVIDLANHAKKLGHTIISLTNLTDNRLARLSDISLFCYTEKEIVDNYDVTDKTPILIVMHSLFQAFLK, encoded by the coding sequence TTGATAGATAAGGCGCGTGAAACAAAGGTAATCTCGGCTTTCAAAAAGGCTAAAGCGGTCAATTTTTATGCAGTGGGTCAGACAGGACTTGTCGCCAAAATTTGTGTGGATAATTTCTACGCCTTAGATGATAAATTTTTGTTTTATACCTACCCAAATAAACTCAGACATCGGATGGAACACGCGGAGCAAGAAATTTTCTTTTTTATCAGCCTATCAGGAGAAACAGATTCTGTGATTGACTTAGCAAATCATGCGAAAAAACTAGGGCATACAATCATTAGTTTGACTAATTTGACAGATAATCGACTAGCACGACTTTCAGATATTTCACTTTTTTGTTATACAGAAAAAGAAATCGTTGATAACTACGATGTCACGGATAAAACACCAATATTGATTGTGATGCATAGTCTATTTCAGGCTTTTTTGAAATAA
- a CDS encoding MurR/RpiR family transcriptional regulator, which yields MTNFSETGYNKGDMNFESRTINFDYKLTELEDDLVDYILKHKEEVVEMKIVHLAQTIYTVPNTITRFCHKLGYKGFSELKAELRHEITDKKLPSNPKQRFC from the coding sequence TTGACTAATTTTAGTGAAACAGGTTACAATAAGGGAGATATGAATTTTGAAAGCCGTACCATAAATTTTGATTATAAATTAACAGAACTTGAAGATGACCTTGTAGATTATATTCTCAAGCATAAAGAAGAAGTTGTTGAGATGAAAATTGTTCATCTAGCTCAAACGATTTATACCGTGCCAAATACAATCACGCGTTTTTGTCATAAACTAGGCTATAAGGGTTTTTCAGAGTTAAAAGCTGAGTTAAGACATGAAATAACAGATAAAAAACTGCCTTCTAACCCCAAGCAGCGCTTCTGTTAA
- a CDS encoding alpha-amylase family glycosyl hydrolase: protein MTEKLPDFTDIHILPMFPYTSDDGFSVVDYLQINPDFGDWSDVENLAQERRLMFDFVCNHLSKSSKWFQKFLTEDENFKNAFISFDENFDSSKTTRPRTSPLFTEIDGKKVWTTFSADQVDTNAHDPKMLARLTEVLLEYVARGASSIRLDAIGFLWKQSGTTSMHLPQTHEVIKLWRTLLDTLAPNVQIITETNVPHADNISYFGKGTDEANMVYQFPLPPLVLHSFISGNSSALTNWAKTIKPVSDSATYFNFLASHDGIGLRPVEDILSNKERDEIAEEVLKNGGKVSYKNNPDGSQSPYELNINYLSALGSAEKLLAAHAILLSFLGVPAIYYHSIFGSRNDQKAVQETGIARRINREKLDKSKLYAELENNPERKQIYEKLSQLLKVRKNERAFNPYGNQEILDFGERVFALKREYGKKNLVSIINISDEIVTLSLSGLDIITQTVFSGTLNPYQYVWISLD, encoded by the coding sequence GTGACGGAGAAATTGCCTGATTTTACTGACATTCATATCCTGCCGATGTTCCCCTACACGAGCGACGACGGCTTTTCGGTGGTCGATTATTTGCAGATTAATCCTGATTTTGGCGATTGGTCTGATGTGGAAAATCTGGCGCAGGAGCGCCGTTTGATGTTTGATTTTGTCTGCAATCATCTGTCAAAATCATCAAAATGGTTTCAGAAATTTTTGACAGAAGATGAAAATTTTAAAAACGCTTTCATCAGCTTTGACGAAAATTTTGACAGCTCAAAAACAACGCGACCACGCACCAGCCCACTATTTACAGAAATTGACGGCAAAAAAGTCTGGACCACTTTTTCCGCTGACCAAGTCGATACCAATGCACATGACCCGAAAATGCTAGCACGCCTGACCGAAGTCCTACTCGAATACGTGGCGCGCGGTGCAAGTTCTATCCGACTGGACGCCATCGGCTTTCTCTGGAAACAATCTGGCACGACCTCAATGCACCTGCCGCAAACCCACGAAGTTATCAAGCTCTGGCGCACACTCCTTGATACACTTGCACCAAATGTCCAAATCATCACCGAGACCAATGTGCCGCACGCTGACAACATCAGCTATTTTGGCAAGGGCACGGACGAGGCAAACATGGTCTATCAGTTTCCCTTGCCACCGCTGGTTTTGCACAGTTTCATTTCAGGAAATTCGTCAGCACTGACCAACTGGGCAAAAACGATAAAACCTGTGTCAGACAGCGCCACTTATTTCAACTTCCTCGCCAGTCATGACGGCATTGGGCTACGCCCTGTTGAGGACATTTTGAGCAATAAGGAACGAGATGAAATCGCAGAAGAAGTGCTGAAAAACGGCGGGAAAGTCAGCTACAAGAACAATCCTGACGGCAGTCAGTCGCCCTATGAGCTGAATATCAACTACCTCTCAGCACTTGGCTCAGCCGAGAAGCTACTCGCTGCACACGCGATTTTACTGAGTTTTCTCGGTGTTCCTGCCATTTATTATCACTCCATTTTCGGCTCAAGAAATGACCAAAAAGCCGTCCAAGAAACAGGAATAGCAAGGCGAATCAACCGTGAAAAACTAGACAAAAGCAAACTTTATGCCGAACTTGAAAACAATCCTGAACGAAAACAAATTTACGAAAAACTCTCTCAACTTCTCAAAGTCAGGAAAAATGAAAGAGCTTTTAACCCTTATGGCAATCAGGAGATTTTGGATTTTGGAGAACGAGTCTTTGCATTGAAGCGCGAATATGGTAAAAAAAACTTGGTTTCAATCATCAATATCAGTGATGAAATTGTTACACTTTCGCTCTCAGGGCTTGATATTATCACACAAACTGTATTCTCAGGAACGCTAAATCCTTATCAGTATGTTTGGATAAGCCTTGACTAA